In Deltaproteobacteria bacterium, the following proteins share a genomic window:
- a CDS encoding 50S ribosomal protein L4, whose amino-acid sequence MIVDVLNNEGAKVSEVELSDELFGGEVKEHLFYEAVKARMAGRRSGTACTKTRAQVRGGGVKPWRQKGSGRARAGSNRSPIWRHGGTVFGPRPRDYSYALPKKVMRGALKSALRLRLRDGAFKVFDALELDEPKSRKALEMLRGSEIESALIVVEGGNENLKLSVRNLRGYKVIDAPWLNVYDVLYYDTLVMTRAALEKVEAMIK is encoded by the coding sequence ATGATTGTCGATGTGCTGAACAACGAGGGTGCCAAGGTCTCCGAGGTGGAGCTCAGCGACGAGCTCTTCGGAGGCGAGGTCAAGGAGCACCTCTTCTACGAGGCCGTCAAGGCCAGGATGGCCGGGCGCCGCTCCGGCACGGCCTGCACCAAGACGCGCGCCCAGGTGCGCGGCGGCGGGGTCAAGCCCTGGCGCCAGAAAGGGTCCGGCCGGGCCAGGGCCGGCTCCAACAGGTCTCCCATCTGGCGTCACGGCGGCACGGTCTTCGGACCCAGGCCCAGGGACTACTCCTACGCCCTTCCCAAGAAGGTGATGCGCGGCGCGCTGAAGAGCGCCCTGCGCCTGCGCCTGAGGGACGGCGCCTTCAAGGTCTTCGACGCCCTTGAGCTCGACGAGCCCAAGAGCCGCAAGGCCCTTGAGATGCTCCGCGGCTCGGAGATAGAGAGCGCCCTCATAGTGGTTGAGGGCGGCAACGAGAACCTCAAGCTCTCGGTGCGCAACCTCAGGGGCTACAAGGTCATAGACGCCCCCTGGCTCAACGTCTATGACGTCCTCTACTACGACACGCTCGTCATGACGAGGGCGGCGCTGGAGAAGGTGGAGGCCATGATCAAATGA
- a CDS encoding 50S ribosomal protein L3, whose translation MVEGVLGRKIGMTHIYRDGVQVPVTVIDAGGNRVVQRKTVQKEGYDAVQIGFAEKKESRTNKPMRGHFKKAGKCFYHLAEMRGDGLDGLEPGREIRLDEVFKAGDYVDVTGRSKGKGFAGVVKRWKFAGGPASHGSMHGRAPGSIGQSSDSSRVFKGMRMAGHMGDRTTTVQNLEVVDVRADENLLLVKGAVPGPRNGVMIIRKALKKAPKAAG comes from the coding sequence ATGGTTGAAGGTGTGCTCGGCAGGAAGATCGGCATGACCCACATATACCGCGACGGCGTGCAGGTGCCCGTGACGGTCATCGACGCCGGCGGCAACAGGGTAGTGCAGAGAAAGACGGTCCAGAAGGAGGGCTACGACGCCGTTCAGATAGGCTTTGCCGAGAAGAAGGAGTCGAGGACCAACAAGCCCATGCGCGGCCACTTCAAGAAGGCGGGCAAGTGCTTCTACCACCTCGCCGAGATGAGGGGCGACGGGCTCGACGGGCTCGAACCGGGCCGCGAGATAAGGCTCGACGAGGTATTCAAGGCCGGCGACTACGTGGACGTGACGGGACGCTCCAAGGGCAAGGGTTTCGCCGGCGTGGTGAAGCGGTGGAAGTTCGCCGGGGGACCGGCGAGCCACGGCTCCATGCACGGCCGCGCCCCTGGCTCCATAGGCCAGAGCTCGGACTCGTCGCGGGTCTTCAAGGGCATGCGCATGGCCGGCCACATGGGCGACCGCACGACGACGGTGCAGAACCTCGAGGTCGTGGACGTGAGGGCCGACGAGAACCTGCTGCTCGTCAAGGGGGCGGTGCCTGGCCCCAGAAACGGCGTGATGATTATAAGAAAGGCGCTCAAGAAGGCCCCGAAGGCCGCCGGTTAG
- a CDS encoding 50S ribosomal protein L23, protein MELYDIIKAPVITEKSAAQGEAGNKYVFWVDPRANKADIRKAVEKIFNVKVTAVNTQRLAGKVKRMGRHSGRRPLRKKAYVTLREGDTIELFAGV, encoded by the coding sequence ATAGAGCTCTACGACATCATAAAAGCGCCGGTCATAACCGAGAAGAGCGCCGCCCAGGGCGAGGCGGGCAACAAGTACGTCTTCTGGGTCGATCCGAGGGCCAACAAGGCCGATATACGCAAGGCCGTGGAGAAGATATTCAACGTGAAGGTCACGGCCGTCAACACCCAGAGGCTTGCCGGCAAAGTCAAGAGGATGGGGCGCCATTCGGGACGCAGGCCGCTCAGAAAGAAGGCCTACGTGACGCTCAGGGAGGGCGATACCATAGAGCTCTTC
- a CDS encoding 30S ribosomal protein S10 codes for MENQKIRIRLKAYDHRLLDMSVREIVETVRRTGAELRGPIPLPTRINKFCVLRSPHVDKKSREQFEMRTHKRLMDIVEPTQHTVDALMRLDLPAGVDVEIKLD; via the coding sequence GTGGAAAACCAGAAGATAAGGATAAGGCTCAAGGCCTACGACCACAGGCTGCTCGACATGTCGGTGCGCGAGATAGTCGAGACCGTCCGGCGCACGGGCGCGGAGCTCCGCGGCCCCATACCGCTGCCCACGCGGATAAACAAGTTCTGCGTGCTGCGCTCTCCCCATGTGGACAAGAAGAGCCGCGAGCAGTTCGAGATGCGCACGCACAAGCGCCTGATGGACATAGTCGAGCCCACGCAGCACACCGTCGACGCCCTCATGAGGCTCGACCTTCCGGCTGGCGTGGACGTGGAGATCAAGCTCGACTAA